Proteins from a genomic interval of Xiphias gladius isolate SHS-SW01 ecotype Sanya breed wild chromosome 23, ASM1685928v1, whole genome shotgun sequence:
- the uprt gene encoding uracil phosphoribosyltransferase homolog isoform X3: MPCHNQQLNNVSSGQEHPMKQVRFVNSSSSSSSSVPSVLTSSEPSDATAQPVSQDNLGPQLKLLPLNDQIRELQTIIRDKTTSRGDFVFCADRLIRLVVEEGLNQLPYSECTVTTPTGYKYEGVKFERGNCGVSIMRSGEAMEQGLRDCCRSIRIGKILIQSDEETQKAKVYYAKFPPDVYRRKVLLMYPILSTGNTVIEAVRVLIEHGVQPRHIILLSLFSTPHGAKSIIQEFPDITILTTEVHPVAPTHFGQR, encoded by the exons ATGCCGTGCCATAATCAGCAATTGAACAATGTCAGCAGTGGCCAGGAGCACCCAATGAAGCAAGTACGGTTtgtaaacagcagcagcagcagcagcagcagtgtccCCTCAGTGCTGACCAGCTCTGAACCAAGTGATGCCACCGCACAGCCTGTCAGCCAGGACAACCTGGGACCTCAGCTCAAACTGCTTCCTCTGAACGACCAGATCCGGGAATTACAGACTATAATCAGAGACAA gaCAACCAGCAGAGGAGATTTCGTGTTTTGTGCCGACAGACTG ATCAGACTAGTAGTTGAAGAGGGCTTGAATCAGCTCCCCTACTCAGAGTGCACTGTGACCACGCCAACAG GTTACAAGTATGAAGGTGTCAAGTTTGAAAGAGGCAACTGTGGCGTCAGCATTATGAGGAGTG GTGAGGCCATGGAGCAGGGCCTCCGGGACTGCTGCCGCTCCATCCGCATTGGCAAGATCCTCATCCAGAGCGATGAGGAGACACAGAAAGCCAAGGTCTACTACGCCAAGTTCCCCCCAGACGTGTACAGAAGAAAAGTGCTGCTCATGTACCCTATCCTTA gtaCAGGGAACACGGTGATCGAGGCAGTGAGGGTGCTGATAGAGCATGGAGTCCAGCCCAGACATATTATCCTCCTCAGCCTCTTCTCCACGCCTCATG GAGCCAAATCTATAATCCAGGAGTTCCCAGATATCACCATCTTGACCACAGAGGTTCACCCAGTCGCTCCGACACATTTTGGACAGAG GTGA
- the uprt gene encoding uracil phosphoribosyltransferase homolog isoform X2, whose translation MPCHNQQLNNVSSGQEHPMKQVRFVNSSSSSSSSVPSVLTSSEPSDATAQPVSQDNLGPQLKLLPLNDQIRELQTIIRDKTTSRGDFVFCADRLIRLVVEEGLNQLPYSECTVTTPTGYKYEGVKFERGNCGVSIMRSGEAMEQGLRDCCRSIRIGKILIQSDEETQKAKVYYAKFPPDVYRRKVLLMYPILSTGNTVIEAVRVLIEHGVQPRHIILLSLFSTPHGAKSIIQEFPDITILTTEVHPVAPTHFGQRYFGTD comes from the exons ATGCCGTGCCATAATCAGCAATTGAACAATGTCAGCAGTGGCCAGGAGCACCCAATGAAGCAAGTACGGTTtgtaaacagcagcagcagcagcagcagcagtgtccCCTCAGTGCTGACCAGCTCTGAACCAAGTGATGCCACCGCACAGCCTGTCAGCCAGGACAACCTGGGACCTCAGCTCAAACTGCTTCCTCTGAACGACCAGATCCGGGAATTACAGACTATAATCAGAGACAA gaCAACCAGCAGAGGAGATTTCGTGTTTTGTGCCGACAGACTG ATCAGACTAGTAGTTGAAGAGGGCTTGAATCAGCTCCCCTACTCAGAGTGCACTGTGACCACGCCAACAG GTTACAAGTATGAAGGTGTCAAGTTTGAAAGAGGCAACTGTGGCGTCAGCATTATGAGGAGTG GTGAGGCCATGGAGCAGGGCCTCCGGGACTGCTGCCGCTCCATCCGCATTGGCAAGATCCTCATCCAGAGCGATGAGGAGACACAGAAAGCCAAGGTCTACTACGCCAAGTTCCCCCCAGACGTGTACAGAAGAAAAGTGCTGCTCATGTACCCTATCCTTA gtaCAGGGAACACGGTGATCGAGGCAGTGAGGGTGCTGATAGAGCATGGAGTCCAGCCCAGACATATTATCCTCCTCAGCCTCTTCTCCACGCCTCATG GAGCCAAATCTATAATCCAGGAGTTCCCAGATATCACCATCTTGACCACAGAGGTTCACCCAGTCGCTCCGACACATTTTGGACAGAGGTATTTTGGCACTGACTAA
- the zdhhc15b gene encoding palmitoyltransferase ZDHHC15B, translating to MALSRGLRCCQRVFSWIPVLIITSVVLWSYYAYVFELCLFTLTNTFEKVVYLLVFHVCFVMFSWTYWMSIFTPPASPCKKFQLSYSDKQRYEMEERPDAQKQILVEIARKLPIFTRAQSGAIRFCDRCQVLKPDRCHHCSVCETCVLKMDHHCPWVNNCVGFSNYKFFLLFLSYSMLYCIFIAATVFQYFLKFWVGDLPNRPAKFHVLFLMFVALMFFVSLMFLFGYHCWLVAKNRSTLEAFSAPVFVSGPDRNGFNVGIRKNLQQVFGQDRRLWFIPVFTSQGNGHYFPLKNRSSESQNPLLANEDMWEESDDGSEEGSLVQDQDPSVTIEMEE from the exons ATGGCTCTCTCCAGAGGTTTGAGATGCTGTCAAAGGGTTTTCTCTTGGATACCTGTGCTTATCATAACCTCCGTGGTGTTGTGGTCGTACTACGCCTACGTCTTTGAGCTATGTCTTT ttaCACTCACCAACACATTTGAAAAAG TGGTCTATCTACTAGTATTTCATGTTTGCTTTGTGATGTTCTCCTGGACCTACTGGATGTCCATCTTCACCCCTCCTGCATCGCCATGTAAAAAG TTTCAGCTGTCATACTCAGACAAGCAAAGGTATGAGATGGAGGAGAGGCCAGATGCTCAGAAACAAATCCTGGTTGAGATTGCAAGGAAACTGCCCATCTTCACTCGAGCCCAATCTGGAG CTATCAGGTTCTGCGACCGTTGCCAGGTACTGAAGCCTGACCGCTGTCACCACTGCTCGGTTTGTGAAAC atgtGTCTTGAAGATGGACCATCACTGTCCATG ggtCAACAACTGTGTGGGCTTTTCCAACTACaagtttttcctgcttttcctctCCTACTCcatgctgtactgtatattcattgCAGCAACAGTCTTTCAGTATTTCCTCAAGTTCTGGGTG gGGGACTTGCCAAATAGGCCCGCAAAGTTCCATGTCCTCTTCCTCATGTTTGTGGCGCTCATGTTCTTCGTCAGTCTCATGTTCCTCTTTGGCTATCACTGTTGGTTGGTTGCCAAGAACAGATCCACTTTAG aGGCCTTCTCAGCTCCAGTTTTTGTCAGTGGACCTGACAGAAATGGCTTCAACGTTGGTATACGCAAAAACCTGCAGCAGGTATTTGGACAGGATCGGAGACTGTGGTTCATCCCTGTCTTCACAAG CCAAGGGAATGGCCACTACTTCCCCTTGAAGAATCGGAGTTCTGAGTCCCAGAACCCCTTATTAGCTAATGAGGACATGTGGGAGGAGTCAGATGATGGCTCTGAGGAAGGAAGCTTGG ttcaggACCAAGACCCCTCTGTTACAATAGAGATGGAggaataa
- the uprt gene encoding uracil phosphoribosyltransferase homolog isoform X1 yields the protein MPCHNQQLNNVSSGQEHPMKQVRFVNSSSSSSSSVPSVLTSSEPSDATAQPVSQDNLGPQLKLLPLNDQIRELQTIIRDKTTSRGDFVFCADRLIRLVVEEGLNQLPYSECTVTTPTGYKYEGVKFERGNCGVSIMRSGEAMEQGLRDCCRSIRIGKILIQSDEETQKAKVYYAKFPPDVYRRKVLLMYPILSTGNTVIEAVRVLIEHGVQPRHIILLSLFSTPHGAKSIIQEFPDITILTTEVHPVAPTHFGQSHDIERKQH from the exons ATGCCGTGCCATAATCAGCAATTGAACAATGTCAGCAGTGGCCAGGAGCACCCAATGAAGCAAGTACGGTTtgtaaacagcagcagcagcagcagcagcagtgtccCCTCAGTGCTGACCAGCTCTGAACCAAGTGATGCCACCGCACAGCCTGTCAGCCAGGACAACCTGGGACCTCAGCTCAAACTGCTTCCTCTGAACGACCAGATCCGGGAATTACAGACTATAATCAGAGACAA gaCAACCAGCAGAGGAGATTTCGTGTTTTGTGCCGACAGACTG ATCAGACTAGTAGTTGAAGAGGGCTTGAATCAGCTCCCCTACTCAGAGTGCACTGTGACCACGCCAACAG GTTACAAGTATGAAGGTGTCAAGTTTGAAAGAGGCAACTGTGGCGTCAGCATTATGAGGAGTG GTGAGGCCATGGAGCAGGGCCTCCGGGACTGCTGCCGCTCCATCCGCATTGGCAAGATCCTCATCCAGAGCGATGAGGAGACACAGAAAGCCAAGGTCTACTACGCCAAGTTCCCCCCAGACGTGTACAGAAGAAAAGTGCTGCTCATGTACCCTATCCTTA gtaCAGGGAACACGGTGATCGAGGCAGTGAGGGTGCTGATAGAGCATGGAGTCCAGCCCAGACATATTATCCTCCTCAGCCTCTTCTCCACGCCTCATG GAGCCAAATCTATAATCCAGGAGTTCCCAGATATCACCATCTTGACCACAGAGGTTCACCCAGTCGCTCCGACACATTTTGGACAGAG TCATGAtatagaaagaaaacagcactga